From Niallia sp. Man26:
CGTTCTGTTAATTCATTCATAAGTTGATAAATTTCTCTCTTTGCCCCAACGTCTACTCCTCTAGTTGGTTCATCCAATATGAGCAGCTTTGGTCCAATTCCTACCCACTTGGCAATGACGACTTTTTGCTGATTTCCGCCTGAAAGCTTTCCAACAGCAATGTCTTTCGATTCCGTTTTTACTGTCAAGCGTTTGATAAGCATATTAACAAAGTCTTTCTCATTTTTTTCCTGGATAATTCCTTTTGGTGCGAAGCTTGCAAGCGTTGGCAACACAATATTATCCCTTATGGAGAAATCAAGAATTAACCCCTCATCCTTGCGATCCTCTGTAATGAAACCAATACCTAACTTTACAGCCTGTTCTGGTGTCTTAATACTCACTTTCTTACCTTCCAGCCAAATTTCACCGCCATCCAATCCATCAAGACCAAAAATTGCTCGCATGATTTCGGTTCGGCCAGCTCCCATTAAGCCTGAAACCCCAACTATTTCTCCAGCACGAACAGAAAAGTTTATATCTTCAAATTGTCCTGATTTTGTTAAACCCTTTACTTGTAGAACCGTTTCACCCAGTTGAGGCTCTCGGTTAGGAAACCGGTCTGTTAATTCCCTGCCAACCATTTTTCTAACAACCTCATCGAAATTTGTTTCTGGAATGGCCTTCGTATCAACGGTTTTCCCATCACGCATAACGGTAATTCTGTCACAGATCGAGAAAATCTCCTCCATTCGGTGAGAAATGTACACGATTGATACCCCTTCCTTTTTTAAAGAAGTAATCACAT
This genomic window contains:
- a CDS encoding sugar ABC transporter ATP-binding protein, which produces MRITMENIHKAFGTNQVLTGVDFDLLDGEVHALMGENGAGKSTMMNVLTGLHARDNGKITIDGEEIYFKNPKEAEQNGVTFIHQELNIWPDMTVLENLFIGKERKNSFGFLKTAEMKALAKKQFDRLAVSIPLDKEAGSCSVGEQQMIEIAKALMTEAKVIIMDEPTAALTEREINKLFDVITSLKKEGVSIVYISHRMEEIFSICDRITVMRDGKTVDTKAIPETNFDEVVRKMVGRELTDRFPNREPQLGETVLQVKGLTKSGQFEDINFSVRAGEIVGVSGLMGAGRTEIMRAIFGLDGLDGGEIWLEGKKVSIKTPEQAVKLGIGFITEDRKDEGLILDFSIRDNIVLPTLASFAPKGIIQEKNEKDFVNMLIKRLTVKTESKDIAVGKLSGGNQQKVVIAKWVGIGPKLLILDEPTRGVDVGAKREIYQLMNELTERGVAIIMVSSELPEILGMSDRILVIHEGKINGELLKENATQEKIMTLATGGQ